AAATCATAAGGCTCCCAGTCAATCTCTTCAATTTTCTTTCCTTTAAATCTTTTTTCAAGTTTGGTTTTATATTTTCTGATTTGTTTTTTTAGATTTTCAATACATTCATCAAAAGATTCGTACATATCTCTTGTGGTCTGCTCCACTCTGAATATAGTATCTTTTAAATAAATGGTTATTTCAACAATTTCTCTTTCTTTTTCCTTAATCAAAACAACCTGAGCCTCTGCCGAGTCATCGAAAAAATTATTAAATCTGGAAAGTTTCTTTTCCATTTTTTCTTTCATTTTTTCTGTTGCTTTATATTTTTTTTCGATTATTCTGATTTTCATAATTTAAGTCCTCCAAGTTATTTAATTGTTTTCAACTTGAAGGTAACATCTTTTAAATTTTTTATTTACTAAAAAACAAAGTGCCACCATTCAAGTTGTAATGCTGATTTTCAACTTCCGTTCTCAATGGTAACACCTCTTTTCTTTTTATTCTATTTAAAGATTTCGACAAGGTTTTAAAAAATCCTTTTTTATTTTTTAAAATTTTTTTATTCTCCGAATAATTCTATATTTCTTTTCCTTGTTTCTTTTCTCTTTAGTGCTCTTTCCTCTTTATAATTTGGGTTTTTAGTTATTTGTTCTTTTACTTCAGACTTCATTTCCCCGATAGTTTTTCCTTCAAGGCTATAATTTTCAGGTGTTTTATCATTATCTATTTTCCCAGTTTCCTTATCAAATGACCATTTCCCCTGAATCATTCCTGTAGAAAGGAAATAGTTTTCGCCTGTATTCATTATTCCATCGTCACGGGATAAAAACATCAGCACACTTTCCCCCTCGTAAAAGTCGGGAAATCCATCGGATATGTACTTGGTTCTTGTCTTCTTGTCATAGCCCTTATCTACTCTTACAACTGCAATATCAGAGTCATATTCACCAAAGATTTTTTCATCAATTTTTATTTCTATATCGGTTTGAAGAACAGTTACCCAGCCATCTTTATCATTACCTAAATGTCGCCATTTGCTTTCGTTTATTTTTGTAACAGTACCCGTTATAATAAGGTCGGAGTTTAAAATAAGTTCTTCCTGTGTTAAATGAGCAATCGAGCCACTTATAACTACTTCTTTTACAGGGCGGTTATTATATATAATAATTCCTGTTATTCCCAAGCATAAAACAACTATAATTAAAACCCTTAATTTCTTTTTCATATTTTTTCCTTGTTTACAACCAATTTTTTTCAACAGTTTCTTTTAAGGCTGTAAAAATGTGCATATATTGCGCTTTGGTTTCCTTTACAATTCCAAGTGCAATATCTTCATTGTATGAATGAGCAACATTGTTCCTTGCAAAAAGAGCATTTATCCAAACCTCTTCATTATCTATCAAGCCTGCCTGATATGCAGTTTTTAAAATAAGTTTCGGAGAGCCTGTGCTGCTTTGTTCATATCCGTGATTTTCTAATATTTCTTTCATCATTTTCCAAGATTGTTCAAAGGTTATTTCAAAAAGTCCTACAAGTCCTGTTAATGTAACCGTGTTATAAGGTGGTTCTAAATTTATTACCTCTTTTAAATTATTATACGCACGGCAGAAATTTTCATATTTTTTCATATATTATAACCCCCTCTTTTTCTATGGAATCCTTTAATTCTTCGCTGACAGGTTTATTCATATCCACAATATCAAATTTTAGAAGTGTCGGGCATTTTTCTTCAATTTCCAGTGCAAATTTTTCACACATGTTTCCTACTGCTGCAATATCAATATCGCTTTTTTCTTTATGATCGCCTCTTGCCCTTGATCCAAAAAGTATTATTTTTTCTATTCCACACTCAGTACCAATATTTATTATAGAATCAAGCACTTCTTTTTTTATATGGACTTTATTATGCATACTTTTGACCTCCCTTGTTTAATGAGAAATTAGGAGTTAGGAATTAGGAATGGTGGAAGACAAAATCATGCTATACAGCGATTTTGTCCTTTCTTAATATCATTCCCCATACCCATTGATATAATTTTATTGGTATGTTTCGGGAGGAGCAAGTTTTCCACCTCACCACCGCCTATGGCGGAGCCTCTCCTCAAGGAGAAGCCTTTCCTCCCCTACAATTTGGAATCGAAGATTTCTAAGTTAATTCCAAAAATTGCATAGCAATTTTTACCTTCATTCCTCATTCCTAAATCCTAATTCCTAATTGAACAAAATTCCCATCAATTAATGTTATTTATATTGTTACGTTTCGGTTCGTCGAGGACGCCGAACCCTACAGTTATAGACTTTTTTCCTTCCTCACAAATGAGCCTATCGGAATTTTTGTATCACACGGAATTCTTACTCTCATTTTAGGGTGAGGTGCAACGTCTATTTCCTCGTTGTCTTCATTTATAATTTTTGTTGCTTTTATTTTTAAAAATGGAGATGAAGGCATTAAAATTTCAAGTTCGTCATCTTTAAAAAATCTGTTTCTTTGCTCTATGACAACTTCTTTGGTGTCAGAAAGATAATCAACAACAGTACCGACAAGTTCATAATTTCTTACATAGGAATTTGTTGTATAAACTTGTGCAGAACTGTCAGGCTTTCCGAAATAAAAGCCTTCGGTGTACTTTCTGTGACTTATTTTTTTAAGTTCTTCTTTTAAATCTTTATTAAATGGCTTACCCAAAAAATAATCGTCTATGGCATCTCTGTATGCTTTTACAACAGTTGCAACATAGTATTCGCTTTTAACTCTTCCCTCTATTTTAAAACTTGTAACTCCCGCTTCTATCAGTTTATCAATATGTTCTATCATACATATATCTTTTGAGTTGAAAATAAATGTTCCCCTGTCATCCTCGTAAACAGGCATATATTCTCCGGGCCTTTTTTCTTCCATTAAGTGATATTTCCATCTGCACGATTGAGCACAGTCGCCCTCGTTGGAATTTCTGCCTGTCATATAATTCGAGAGTAAGCATCTTCCCGAATAGGATATACACATTGCCCCATGCACAAAACATTCAATTTCCAAATCGGGATTATTTTTTCTTATTTCTTTTATTTCCGCTAAAGAAAGTTCACGTGCTAAAACAACTCTTTTTGCGCCTAAATTTTCTTTATAGAATTTAACAGTTTCAAAATTTGTGATACTTGCCTGAGTGCTTACATGTAAATTAAGTTTCGGTGCATAAGTTTTAATGGTATTCATAATGCCAAGATCGGCAACTATAACACCGTCAACCTCTAATTCTTCAAGTTCTTTTAAATAACTTTTAAGATTTTCAAAGTCTTTATTATGAGCAATAATGTTTATGGCAACATAAACTTTTTTTCCCCTATTATGCGCATAAGATATTCCCTCTTTCATATCAGAATATGAAAAATTATCCGATGCAACTCTTAAGGAAAATGCTTTACCGCCTATGTAAACAGCATCAGCACCATAATCAATCGCAGTTTTTAGTTTTATTAAATCGCCCGCAGGCGCAAGTAATTCAGGTTTTTTCATAATTTTAACATTCCCTCCAATGTAATGAATAATGAATAATTGTGGTATAAATTTAATTCCAAAAATTCCGCAAGGAATT
Above is a genomic segment from Oscillospiraceae bacterium containing:
- a CDS encoding nucleotidyltransferase, translated to MKKYENFCRAYNNLKEVINLEPPYNTVTLTGLVGLFEITFEQSWKMMKEILENHGYEQSSTGSPKLILKTAYQAGLIDNEEVWINALFARNNVAHSYNEDIALGIVKETKAQYMHIFTALKETVEKNWL
- a CDS encoding nucleotidyltransferase domain-containing protein, with protein sequence MHNKVHIKKEVLDSIINIGTECGIEKIILFGSRARGDHKEKSDIDIAAVGNMCEKFALEIEEKCPTLLKFDIVDMNKPVSEELKDSIEKEGVIIYEKI
- a CDS encoding U32 family peptidase, yielding MKKPELLAPAGDLIKLKTAIDYGADAVYIGGKAFSLRVASDNFSYSDMKEGISYAHNRGKKVYVAINIIAHNKDFENLKSYLKELEELEVDGVIVADLGIMNTIKTYAPKLNLHVSTQASITNFETVKFYKENLGAKRVVLARELSLAEIKEIRKNNPDLEIECFVHGAMCISYSGRCLLSNYMTGRNSNEGDCAQSCRWKYHLMEEKRPGEYMPVYEDDRGTFIFNSKDICMIEHIDKLIEAGVTSFKIEGRVKSEYYVATVVKAYRDAIDDYFLGKPFNKDLKEELKKISHRKYTEGFYFGKPDSSAQVYTTNSYVRNYELVGTVVDYLSDTKEVVIEQRNRFFKDDELEILMPSSPFLKIKATKIINEDNEEIDVAPHPKMRVRIPCDTKIPIGSFVRKEKSL
- the raiA gene encoding ribosome-associated translation inhibitor RaiA, with protein sequence MKIRIIEKKYKATEKMKEKMEKKLSRFNNFFDDSAEAQVVLIKEKEREIVEITIYLKDTIFRVEQTTRDMYESFDECIENLKKQIRKYKTKLEKRFKGKKIEEIDWEPYDFQDEYSEEDFNIIKTKTISVKPMFVEEAILQMNLLNHQFYVFKNAESGLTDIVYKRKDGDYGLIETK